One genomic window of Malaciobacter molluscorum LMG 25693 includes the following:
- a CDS encoding DoxX family protein has translation MLRKVYIISTLIVVIIAGFVGGAVDILLLDSVIKIANDLGYPLYFFTALGVLKIIGAAMLLLPSKLDRIRDLAYAGFTLDFLFASYSHYSSNSSLGEIIIPLVFLVILIISFLLRNKASLFNSEV, from the coding sequence ATGTTAAGAAAAGTGTACATTATTTCAACATTAATTGTTGTAATTATTGCAGGTTTTGTCGGTGGTGCAGTTGACATATTATTATTAGATTCTGTAATAAAGATAGCAAATGATTTAGGCTATCCTTTATATTTCTTTACTGCACTTGGTGTTTTAAAAATTATAGGTGCAGCTATGCTTTTACTTCCATCAAAATTAGATAGAATTAGAGATTTGGCATATGCTGGTTTTACATTAGATTTTTTATTTGCTTCATACTCACATTATAGTTCAAATAGTAGCTTAGGTGAAATTATTATTCCATTAGTTTTTTTAGTAATTTTAATAATCTCATTTCTACTTAGAAACAAAGCAAGCTTATTTAATAGTGAAGTATAA
- the htpG gene encoding molecular chaperone HtpG, whose amino-acid sequence MAKHQFQTEVGQLLHLMTHSLYSNKEIFIRELVSNASDAIDKLNYLKLTDDNMKSKLPENWKGEINIAFDEEDKSITIVDNGIGMNDEDLIASIGTIAKSGTKSFVEALTGDAKKDSNLIGQFGVGFYSVFMVASNVDVISKKAGEDQAYKWSSTGTGEFEIIPVTKESNGTVIYIKLKDEEASEFASKFRIQNIIEKYSNHIAYPIFLNYQEEVEEELSEEDKKAGKEAKKTKEKRHEQINAATALWTQPKAKLKQEDYNEFYKSISHDSQDPMATIHTRAEGVNEYTTLFYIPKTAPMDMYRADYQPGVKLYVKRVFITDDEKELLPTYLRFVRGIIDSEDLPLNVSREILQENRILANIKQGSVKKILSEIKKLAKDEEKYKEFIAQYNRPLKEGAYQDFTNKETILDLIRYKSTKTKDGEMTSLAAYKDAADSEQKAIYYIVGENEKVLRNSPLLESYKKNDIEVLILDDKEIDEIITPTLGAYKEWEFKDITSVEPPKVEQSEEEKKEVEEKFQDITKKIKDILGESVKEVKVTNRLSDSPSCVVKDAGDAQMAQMMQMMRAMGQEMPQSAPILEINPDHEIVKKLNGCPDDKMIEDVSWVLLDQAKLSEGMDITDAVAFAQRLSRITAKAL is encoded by the coding sequence ATGGCAAAACATCAATTTCAGACAGAAGTAGGTCAATTATTACATTTAATGACTCATTCTTTATACTCAAATAAAGAGATTTTTATAAGAGAACTTGTATCAAATGCAAGTGATGCAATAGATAAATTAAACTATTTAAAATTAACAGATGACAATATGAAATCAAAACTTCCAGAAAATTGGAAAGGTGAAATTAATATTGCATTTGATGAAGAAGATAAGTCAATTACAATTGTTGATAACGGTATTGGTATGAATGATGAAGACTTAATTGCTTCAATTGGTACAATTGCAAAATCAGGTACAAAATCATTTGTAGAAGCATTAACAGGTGATGCAAAAAAAGATAGTAATCTTATTGGGCAATTTGGGGTAGGTTTTTATTCTGTATTTATGGTAGCATCAAATGTAGATGTTATTTCAAAAAAAGCAGGTGAAGATCAAGCTTATAAATGGTCAAGTACAGGAACTGGTGAATTTGAAATTATACCAGTAACTAAAGAATCAAATGGTACTGTTATTTATATTAAACTAAAAGATGAAGAAGCAAGTGAATTTGCTTCAAAATTTAGAATTCAAAATATTATTGAAAAATATTCAAATCATATCGCTTATCCAATTTTCTTAAACTATCAAGAAGAAGTTGAAGAAGAGTTAAGTGAAGAAGATAAAAAAGCTGGTAAAGAAGCTAAAAAAACTAAAGAAAAAAGACATGAGCAAATAAATGCAGCAACTGCACTATGGACTCAACCAAAAGCAAAATTAAAACAAGAAGATTATAATGAGTTTTATAAATCTATTTCTCATGATTCTCAAGATCCAATGGCTACTATTCATACAAGAGCAGAGGGTGTAAACGAATATACAACACTATTTTATATTCCAAAAACTGCACCAATGGATATGTATAGAGCTGATTATCAACCAGGTGTTAAACTATATGTTAAAAGAGTGTTTATTACAGATGATGAAAAAGAATTATTACCAACTTACTTAAGATTTGTAAGAGGTATTATTGATTCTGAAGATTTACCACTAAATGTAAGTAGAGAAATCTTACAAGAAAATAGAATTTTAGCTAATATCAAACAAGGTTCAGTTAAAAAAATATTAAGTGAAATCAAAAAACTAGCTAAAGATGAAGAAAAATATAAAGAGTTTATTGCTCAATATAATAGACCTTTAAAAGAGGGTGCTTACCAAGACTTTACAAATAAAGAAACAATCTTAGATTTAATTAGATATAAATCTACAAAAACAAAAGATGGTGAGATGACTTCACTTGCAGCTTATAAAGATGCAGCAGATAGTGAACAAAAAGCAATCTATTATATTGTAGGTGAAAATGAAAAAGTTCTTAGAAACTCTCCATTATTAGAAAGTTATAAGAAAAATGATATTGAAGTTCTTATTTTAGATGATAAAGAAATAGATGAAATTATTACTCCAACTCTTGGTGCATATAAAGAGTGGGAATTTAAAGATATTACTTCTGTTGAGCCTCCAAAAGTAGAACAATCTGAAGAAGAGAAAAAAGAAGTAGAAGAAAAATTTCAAGATATAACTAAAAAAATCAAAGATATTTTAGGTGAGTCTGTAAAAGAAGTAAAAGTTACAAATAGACTTTCTGATTCTCCATCTTGTGTAGTTAAAGATGCAGGTGATGCACAAATGGCTCAAATGATGCAAATGATGAGAGCAATGGGACAAGAAATGCCGCAATCAGCACCAATCTTAGAAATTAACCCAGACCATGAAATAGTTAAAAAATTAAATGGTTGTCCAGATGATAAAATGATAGAAGATGTATCATGGGTATTACTAGACCAAGCTAAATTAAGTGAAGGTATGGATATTACTGATGCAGTAGCATTTGCACAGAGATTATCAAGAATCACTGCAAAAGCACTATAA
- a CDS encoding nucleotidyltransferase family protein, with amino-acid sequence MTKEYIINYLKEHKDEFSQKFGITKLGLFGSYANNSATSSSDIDILIELENNLSDIYEKKLDFKNTLENHFNLSVDIAREKYLRPLVKKEILKEVEYV; translated from the coding sequence GTGACTAAAGAATATATTATTAATTATCTTAAAGAACATAAAGATGAATTTTCACAAAAGTTTGGTATTACAAAACTTGGCTTATTTGGTTCATATGCAAATAATAGTGCTACTTCAAGTAGTGATATTGATATTCTTATTGAACTTGAAAATAATTTGTCAGATATTTATGAAAAAAAATTAGACTTTAAGAATACTTTGGAAAATCATTTTAACTTAAGTGTTGATATTGCAAGAGAAAAATATTTAAGACCTTTAGTAAAAAAAGAGATTTTAAAAGAGGTTGAGTATGTCTAA
- a CDS encoding HepT-like ribonuclease domain-containing protein: protein MSKIKLSLLSILESIEKIENYTMDFSNADDFYHDEKSFDAAMMQFVVIGEMISKLDESFKQKYSHIPWQKVKDFRNIVAHNYFGIDADEIWDIIKNKIRPLKSEIENLISTF from the coding sequence ATGTCTAAAATAAAGTTATCTTTATTGTCTATTTTAGAGTCTATTGAAAAAATAGAAAATTATACTATGGATTTTTCAAATGCTGATGATTTTTATCATGATGAAAAAAGTTTTGATGCGGCAATGATGCAATTTGTAGTTATTGGAGAAATGATTTCTAAACTTGATGAAAGTTTTAAACAAAAATATTCTCATATTCCTTGGCAAAAAGTAAAAGATTTTCGTAATATTGTTGCACATAATTATTTTGGTATTGATGCTGATGAGATTTGGGATATTATAAAAAATAAGATTAGACCATTAAAAAGTGAAATCGAAAATTTGATTTCAACTTTTTAA
- a CDS encoding DUF6172 family protein, whose product MKKTFKIQVENKHPDRVVEGIKHEVRKYIKREKGKKLPEDKDFWFFDCKFAKEDEEPKTIDFTEITKSIDEAAQAKCKTFYLEILARAEKRPEKEVVESEDEDTLKE is encoded by the coding sequence GTGAAAAAAACATTTAAAATACAAGTAGAAAACAAACATCCAGATAGAGTTGTAGAAGGTATAAAACACGAAGTAAGAAAATACATAAAAAGAGAAAAAGGGAAAAAACTTCCTGAAGATAAAGACTTTTGGTTTTTTGATTGTAAATTTGCAAAAGAAGATGAAGAACCAAAAACAATAGACTTCACAGAAATCACAAAATCAATAGATGAAGCAGCACAAGCAAAATGCAAAACATTTTATCTTGAAATCCTTGCAAGAGCAGAAAAAAGACCAGAAAAAGAAGTAGTAGAATCAGAAGATGAAGATACTTTAAAGGAGTAA
- a CDS encoding sulfite exporter TauE/SafE family protein, producing the protein MDNFFIIALCLTLFFASTVHGAIGFGFGMISTPIIALFTDMQTTILYMLIPTMGANILSILSEGKFLEALRKFWFIIILMVLGSALGTVLLLYTNSDLFKLLLAAIIFLYLLQSVVKIEATFVSKYPRSSTYGLGVFGGMLSGLTNIVAPLMIMYTLEMKYTRKDTVQLSNLCFLFTKIGQITVFLLHGSFTVEDFNISMVGLAATFIGMFLGIKVKKLIDSKLYVKILKVLLFIIAFILVVQTISF; encoded by the coding sequence ATGGATAATTTTTTTATCATAGCATTATGCTTAACTCTGTTTTTTGCTTCAACTGTTCACGGAGCGATAGGTTTTGGCTTTGGGATGATTTCTACTCCTATTATTGCACTTTTTACAGATATGCAAACTACTATTTTATATATGCTTATTCCAACTATGGGTGCAAATATTTTAAGTATTTTAAGTGAAGGTAAGTTTTTAGAGGCTTTAAGAAAGTTCTGGTTTATCATAATTTTGATGGTATTAGGAAGTGCTTTAGGTACAGTTTTACTTCTTTATACAAACTCAGACCTTTTTAAATTACTGCTTGCAGCGATTATATTTTTGTATCTTCTTCAATCAGTTGTAAAAATAGAAGCAACTTTTGTATCAAAATATCCACGAAGTTCTACTTATGGTTTGGGTGTTTTTGGTGGAATGTTATCAGGACTTACAAATATTGTTGCACCTTTGATGATTATGTATACTTTAGAGATGAAATATACTAGAAAAGATACTGTTCAGTTATCTAATCTTTGTTTTTTATTTACAAAAATTGGTCAAATAACAGTTTTTTTATTACATGGTAGTTTTACAGTAGAAGACTTTAATATTTCTATGGTAGGACTTGCAGCCACATTTATAGGTATGTTCTTAGGAATAAAAGTAAAAAAATTAATTGATTCAAAACTATATGTGAAGATATTAAAAGTTCTTCTTTTTATAATAGCTTTTATATTAGTTGTTCAAACTATAAGTTTTTAG
- a CDS encoding LysR family transcriptional regulator has protein sequence MDSNLLKVFITVANTKSISLGAKELNFTQSNVTLRIKQLEKSLGYELFFRTNRGVILTQEGEKLYPFAIDIVKKVEEATLKMRNINYHELLKVGSTQSNTTIRLTNFLKKLNKDFEDMKLEFVVDSSLNLIEQLLDYKLDIAFVNGNPNHKDLKVLNTIKEDIVLVEAKDKTPQNTIFAYKNGCLNRIFLEKYLSENKKNKYKKVNLENYELILGCVEAGYGVALFSRPIIEKFGYINRLKITNMDFELDTHLVCRKDFPLIIENYLRKLKL, from the coding sequence ATGGATTCAAATTTATTAAAAGTTTTTATTACAGTTGCAAATACAAAAAGTATTTCACTTGGTGCAAAAGAGTTGAACTTTACTCAATCAAATGTAACTCTACGAATAAAACAACTTGAAAAGAGTTTGGGATATGAGCTTTTTTTTAGAACAAATAGAGGGGTTATATTAACACAAGAGGGAGAAAAACTCTATCCTTTTGCAATAGATATAGTAAAAAAAGTAGAAGAAGCCACTTTAAAAATGAGAAATATAAACTATCATGAGTTACTAAAAGTTGGCTCAACTCAATCAAATACAACTATTAGATTGACAAACTTTCTAAAAAAATTGAATAAAGATTTTGAAGATATGAAATTAGAGTTTGTAGTTGATAGTAGTTTAAATCTAATAGAGCAGCTTTTAGATTATAAACTTGATATTGCTTTTGTAAATGGAAATCCAAATCATAAAGATTTAAAAGTATTAAATACAATAAAAGAAGATATTGTATTAGTTGAAGCAAAAGATAAAACACCTCAAAATACCATATTTGCTTATAAAAATGGCTGTTTAAATCGTATATTTTTAGAAAAATATCTATCTGAAAATAAAAAAAATAAATATAAAAAAGTAAATTTAGAAAATTATGAATTGATATTAGGTTGTGTTGAAGCAGGATATGGAGTTGCTTTATTTTCTAGACCCATAATTGAGAAATTTGGATATATAAATAGACTTAAAATTACTAATATGGATTTTGAACTTGATACACATTTAGTATGTAGAAAAGATTTTCCTTTAATAATAGAAAATTATCTAAGAAAATTAAAGTTATAA
- a CDS encoding tetratricopeptide repeat protein, which translates to MSQIEFKNVYDEFNIKFQNKEYENALDLTYELLQIAGDSQLEVAYALMAKARVLTVLDKKDQVINTFNEIIESFYDTSDETVLYILAYALYNKAMILAKLKKYDEELECYNKLLEKFITDISPKIELILVKTYLNKAICTKEIGKLEDVANVYEEFIRNFHTSTQEEVLYDVSSALFNLSSTYQKLEQNEKAIATYDRLLKLFNDTENENILEVVAKAFVNKASILSNENEYTKSLETYDEIINRFEKYENSKLLAQVALASYNKILLLGELGREKELSKVCDKFIEQFANTKDNIINDMVLTAEVLRDKEKYNTNSF; encoded by the coding sequence TTGAGTCAAATAGAATTTAAAAATGTTTATGATGAATTTAATATTAAATTCCAAAATAAAGAGTATGAAAATGCTCTAGATTTAACTTATGAACTTTTACAAATTGCAGGTGATTCTCAACTAGAAGTTGCTTATGCACTTATGGCAAAAGCAAGAGTATTGACAGTATTAGATAAAAAAGATCAAGTAATAAATACTTTTAATGAAATAATAGAGTCTTTTTATGATACTTCAGATGAAACAGTTTTATATATTCTTGCTTATGCTTTATACAATAAAGCAATGATTTTAGCAAAACTAAAAAAATATGATGAAGAGTTAGAGTGTTATAATAAATTATTAGAAAAGTTTATTACTGATATTTCACCAAAGATAGAGTTAATTTTAGTAAAAACATATCTAAATAAAGCAATTTGTACAAAAGAGATAGGAAAACTTGAAGATGTTGCAAATGTTTATGAAGAGTTTATTAGAAATTTTCATACTTCAACACAAGAAGAGGTTTTATATGATGTTTCAAGTGCGCTATTTAATCTATCTTCAACTTATCAAAAATTAGAACAAAATGAAAAAGCAATTGCTACTTATGATAGATTATTAAAGTTATTTAATGATACAGAAAATGAAAATATTTTAGAAGTTGTAGCAAAAGCATTTGTAAATAAAGCTTCAATTTTAAGTAATGAAAATGAATATACTAAATCATTAGAAACATATGATGAGATTATTAATAGATTTGAAAAATATGAAAATTCTAAACTTTTAGCACAAGTTGCTCTTGCTTCTTACAATAAGATTCTTTTATTAGGTGAACTAGGAAGAGAAAAAGAGTTATCAAAAGTATGTGACAAGTTTATCGAACAATTTGCAAATACAAAAGATAATATTATAAATGATATGGTTTTAACGGCTGAAGTTTTAAGAGATAAAGAGAAATATAATACAAACTCTTTTTAA
- a CDS encoding efflux RND transporter periplasmic adaptor subunit: MQKNKVIKLIRYIITFTVVIIAIILGMTLWHNYVDSPWTRDGRIRADITLVAPDVSGIVTKVYVKDNQFVKKNDKLYEIDKKRFESNIKRQESIIEEKRASYLKSKAQYEKRIKGDDSIVPKDIKDDAKYNLLMAKEMLNEAKSKLDLLKIDLERSTVYAPTDGWVNNLLLKKGDFIKKGQSHLSILNKDSFWVYGYFEEHKIPKIKVGDIAIMNPLGTDYKIKGHVQSIANGITDRDNEIGKGLLANVNPSFTWVRLAQRIPVRITIDEIPKDYILRAGITCTIEIKTNK, translated from the coding sequence ATGCAAAAAAATAAAGTAATAAAACTTATAAGATATATTATAACATTTACAGTAGTTATCATAGCTATAATATTAGGGATGACATTATGGCATAACTACGTTGATTCACCTTGGACAAGAGATGGAAGAATAAGAGCTGACATCACACTTGTAGCTCCTGATGTTTCTGGTATTGTTACTAAAGTATATGTTAAAGATAATCAATTTGTTAAGAAAAATGACAAACTATATGAAATTGATAAAAAAAGATTTGAATCAAATATAAAAAGACAAGAATCAATAATAGAAGAAAAAAGAGCAAGTTATCTAAAAAGCAAAGCACAATATGAAAAAAGAATAAAAGGTGATGATTCTATTGTTCCTAAAGATATAAAAGATGATGCAAAATATAATTTGCTTATGGCAAAAGAGATGCTAAATGAAGCAAAATCAAAACTTGATTTATTAAAAATTGATTTAGAAAGAAGTACAGTATATGCACCCACAGATGGCTGGGTTAATAATTTATTACTTAAAAAAGGTGACTTTATAAAAAAAGGACAAAGTCATTTATCTATCTTAAACAAAGATAGTTTTTGGGTTTATGGATATTTTGAAGAACATAAAATTCCTAAAATAAAAGTAGGAGATATTGCAATTATGAATCCTTTAGGAACAGATTATAAAATAAAAGGTCATGTTCAAAGTATTGCAAATGGTATTACAGATAGGGATAATGAAATAGGTAAAGGATTACTTGCAAATGTAAATCCATCTTTTACATGGGTTAGATTAGCTCAAAGAATTCCTGTAAGAATAACTATAGATGAAATACCAAAAGATTATATATTAAGGGCCGGAATAACTTGTACTATTGAAATAAAAACTAATAAATAA
- a CDS encoding DUF1656 domain-containing protein, translated as MHQIISIFGIQIPALILIFLFAGIIQILLNKVFADLNIYEFVWHPGLFRTAVFACIFAGFSLIIYK; from the coding sequence ATGCATCAAATAATATCAATATTTGGTATTCAAATACCTGCATTGATTTTAATATTTTTATTTGCAGGCATAATTCAAATATTATTAAATAAAGTTTTTGCTGATTTAAATATATATGAATTTGTATGGCACCCAGGATTATTTAGAACAGCAGTATTTGCATGTATATTCGCAGGTTTTTCACTAATAATTTATAAATAA
- a CDS encoding FUSC family protein, whose translation MLLAINSDIFRTAIDEWLSKDLPAIKYVIKSTIASLLALTICMYFNLSMPQTAVFTVFIVMQPFSGLVYSKSFYRLIGTFIGTMMAIVLVGAYAQDRVSFTLFFSLWVGLCAAIGFMARNFMTYGFVLSGYTIALVTMPIITDRIQDIFIFSMDRLSEVVIGLLCASFISEILFPEKLGKTLDKVEKGKFDLLLNTFKSSENIFDFDKESINYNKDILGTDALRVNSNFETSMKQTKKLYYKRLNSEFMHISTTYFSLKNIINNNKDNSFYINTIKSIYKMLEKCLNKYIDEPKTAKNINTLIYDLKNTKTQIIKKAKEDKNLIKNNFDLEHDYKSTIYLITRIISELSEYCTTYLNFLSDDKSIKKLEKFSQNLKFSTYTDNVLISVMIIRGAFAFIIMMVFWMATGWKYAPFAVIPAVANTLLLSTAPNPVGATKGFLTGTILALIITPIYNFYIIPMYINDVFSFWIFLSPALAFISLLMILPGKNTIGFGILLVFINTAAIYSHYNMHFIPFADMSLATILGLLISGLSYILIDFASTAWIESRVKKALNIQLEKSIKDKLALQRVKLESTGFDLVQRYSTVGRLDNKSNRMIFRWVLSTLEIGKAIINIRRISTLFTNKRPSQVHKILTLIRKYFDNENLKDKDEQLKQIKLHIEDFEHIHLNSANDQILLKDIYLNFSIIYSIIKNREFLPIKGEI comes from the coding sequence ATGTTGCTAGCAATAAATAGTGATATTTTCAGAACAGCCATTGATGAGTGGTTAAGCAAAGATTTGCCAGCTATAAAATATGTAATAAAATCAACAATTGCATCTTTACTTGCTCTTACTATTTGTATGTACTTTAATTTATCAATGCCACAAACTGCCGTATTTACAGTATTTATTGTAATGCAACCATTTAGTGGTCTTGTTTACTCAAAAAGTTTTTATAGACTTATAGGAACATTTATAGGTACTATGATGGCTATTGTTTTAGTTGGTGCATATGCCCAAGATAGAGTATCTTTTACTCTGTTCTTTTCATTGTGGGTTGGACTTTGTGCAGCAATTGGATTTATGGCAAGAAATTTTATGACATATGGATTTGTATTATCAGGTTATACTATAGCACTCGTTACAATGCCAATTATTACAGATAGAATTCAAGATATATTTATATTTAGTATGGATAGATTATCAGAAGTTGTTATTGGATTATTATGTGCAAGTTTTATAAGTGAAATCTTATTTCCAGAAAAATTAGGAAAAACACTTGATAAAGTAGAAAAAGGTAAATTTGATTTATTATTAAATACTTTTAAAAGTAGTGAGAATATATTTGATTTTGATAAAGAGAGTATAAATTACAATAAAGATATTTTAGGTACAGATGCATTAAGAGTTAATAGTAATTTTGAAACAAGTATGAAACAAACAAAAAAACTCTATTACAAAAGATTAAACTCTGAATTTATGCATATAAGTACAACTTACTTTTCATTAAAAAATATAATAAATAACAATAAAGATAATAGTTTTTATATAAATACAATAAAATCAATTTATAAGATGCTAGAAAAATGTTTAAATAAATATATAGATGAACCTAAAACAGCAAAAAATATAAATACACTAATTTATGATTTGAAAAATACAAAAACACAAATAATAAAAAAAGCAAAAGAAGATAAGAATTTAATTAAAAATAATTTCGATTTAGAGCATGATTATAAAAGTACAATATATTTAATAACAAGAATAATTTCAGAATTAAGTGAATATTGCACTACTTATTTAAACTTTTTATCAGATGATAAAAGCATAAAAAAACTTGAAAAGTTTTCACAAAACTTAAAATTCTCAACATATACAGATAATGTACTAATTTCAGTAATGATAATTAGAGGTGCATTTGCTTTCATAATCATGATGGTTTTTTGGATGGCTACAGGATGGAAATATGCACCATTTGCAGTAATTCCAGCTGTTGCTAATACTTTACTTTTAAGTACAGCACCAAATCCAGTGGGAGCAACAAAAGGTTTTTTAACAGGAACAATACTTGCTTTAATAATAACACCTATATATAATTTTTATATTATACCAATGTACATAAATGATGTTTTTTCATTTTGGATATTTTTATCACCAGCTCTTGCTTTTATATCATTATTAATGATACTTCCAGGTAAAAATACAATAGGCTTTGGAATATTATTAGTATTTATTAATACTGCTGCAATTTATAGCCATTATAATATGCATTTTATACCTTTTGCAGATATGAGTTTAGCAACAATATTAGGTTTATTAATATCTGGACTTAGTTATATTCTTATTGATTTTGCATCAACAGCATGGATAGAATCAAGAGTAAAAAAAGCATTAAATATTCAATTAGAAAAATCCATCAAAGATAAACTTGCTCTACAAAGAGTAAAACTTGAAAGTACAGGTTTTGATTTAGTTCAAAGATATTCTACTGTTGGAAGATTAGATAATAAATCAAATCGTATGATTTTTAGATGGGTTCTTTCAACTTTAGAAATAGGAAAAGCAATAATTAATATAAGAAGAATATCTACTCTATTTACAAATAAAAGGCCAAGTCAAGTACATAAAATTCTTACTTTAATTAGAAAATATTTTGATAATGAAAACTTAAAAGATAAAGATGAACAATTAAAACAAATAAAACTACATATAGAAGATTTTGAACATATACATTTAAACTCAGCAAATGATCAAATTTTATTAAAAGATATTTATCTTAATTTTTCAATTATTTACTCTATTATAAAAAATAGAGAATTTTTACCAATAAAAGGAGAAATATAA
- a CDS encoding TolC family protein, giving the protein MKIILFIVSLIILFTGCVPKVNKIDKIKNIKIQKELLQDLNNFSSNDIQLKEKWWENFQDKQLNNLIQYAIKNAPSLKQLESRYKIATNLIRSNQSKNVPNVNFGSNISRQRYSENYIFPAPLGGSYNNLYEAGLELDYTFDFWDERASLIKASKSEALAQKALIKVKELAITTSISKLYISWDFKIQKIQRLRTLKKLVYEKHSILKKLLKLGLENEKKVNESNYIIQKLNQNILNIEEEIQNTKSSIAVIAGLLPSKIKELKVPNISKKYKLFIPKNIHLDVISHLPQIAVQKYLLASKDAYITNAKAKFYPNISLSGLIGFTSFPWSKLFKSTSFSPSAGVALSLPIFDANRREINLNTKLNDYNSQVYAYNQSIIKAVNEIVKTLKLIQLNKSDIKEEQIIIFNKNKNKNIEKKIFNLGLKNKISYINSNIDVIKESLNNLTLKNRQLQLQIDLIKSLGGGYKNKVENNVASNK; this is encoded by the coding sequence ATGAAAATAATACTATTTATAGTTTCACTAATTATTTTATTTACAGGGTGTGTACCAAAAGTTAATAAAATAGATAAAATCAAAAATATAAAAATACAAAAAGAATTATTACAAGATTTAAATAACTTTAGCAGTAATGATATACAGTTAAAAGAAAAATGGTGGGAAAACTTTCAAGATAAACAATTAAATAATTTAATACAATATGCTATAAAAAATGCACCTAGTTTAAAACAACTTGAATCAAGATATAAAATAGCAACAAATTTAATTAGATCAAACCAATCAAAAAATGTACCAAATGTAAATTTTGGTTCTAATATTTCAAGACAAAGATATAGTGAAAATTATATATTCCCTGCTCCATTAGGTGGGAGTTATAATAATTTATATGAAGCTGGACTTGAATTAGATTATACATTTGATTTTTGGGATGAAAGAGCATCTTTAATTAAAGCATCAAAAAGTGAAGCTTTAGCCCAAAAAGCATTAATAAAAGTTAAAGAATTAGCAATTACTACTTCAATTAGTAAACTTTACATCTCATGGGATTTTAAAATACAAAAAATACAAAGATTAAGAACACTAAAAAAATTAGTTTATGAAAAGCACTCTATTTTAAAAAAACTACTTAAACTAGGTCTAGAAAATGAGAAAAAAGTAAATGAAAGTAACTACATAATCCAAAAATTAAATCAAAATATTTTAAATATTGAAGAAGAAATTCAAAATACAAAAAGTTCTATTGCTGTAATTGCGGGATTACTACCATCTAAAATAAAAGAATTAAAAGTGCCAAATATTAGTAAAAAATATAAACTTTTTATTCCAAAGAACATTCACTTAGATGTTATTTCACATTTACCACAAATAGCTGTACAAAAATATTTATTGGCAAGTAAAGATGCTTACATAACAAATGCAAAAGCTAAATTTTATCCAAATATAAGTCTTTCAGGATTAATTGGATTCACTTCTTTTCCTTGGTCTAAATTATTTAAAAGTACATCATTTTCACCAAGTGCTGGAGTTGCTTTATCTTTACCAATTTTTGATGCTAATAGAAGAGAGATTAATTTAAATACAAAATTAAATGATTATAACTCGCAAGTTTATGCTTATAATCAAAGTATTATAAAAGCAGTAAATGAAATAGTTAAAACATTAAAATTAATACAACTAAATAAATCAGATATAAAAGAAGAACAAATCATAATATTTAATAAAAATAAAAATAAAAATATTGAGAAAAAAATATTTAACCTAGGTTTAAAAAATAAAATCTCATATATAAATTCAAATATAGATGTAATAAAAGAGAGTTTAAATAACTTAACATTAAAGAATAGACAATTACAGTTACAAATAGACCTAATTAAATCACTTGGTGGTGGCTATAAAAATAAGGTAGAAAATAATGTTGCTAGCAATAAATAG